In a genomic window of Pseudomonas mohnii:
- a CDS encoding short-chain fatty acid transporter has translation MAADIEDSRSARFALRCSSFAERWFPDSWVFAALAVIIVALATMAMGAKPTDAAMAFGDGFWSLIPFTMQMAFVVIGGYVVASSPPAVKLIDRLAKIPKNGRSAVAWVALISMVASLLNWGLSLVFGGLLVRALARRTDLKMDYRAAGAAAYLGLGAVWALGLSSSAAQLQANPASLPPSILSITGVIPFTQTIFLWQSGVMLLALVVVSIIIAYATAPGPNSARDAKACGVDPSFNLPPLQPRTRPGEWLEHSPLLIILLVLLAAGWLFHEFSTKPAISAISGLNTYNFLFIMLGALLHWRPRSFLDAVARAVPTTTGVLIQFPLYGSIAALMTTVKGADAQTLAHHISTFFVSIASHDTYALLMGVYSAILGFFIPSGGGKWIIEAPYVMQVATDLNYHLGWAVQIYNAAEALPNLINPFYMLPLLGVLGLKARDLIGFSFVQLLVHTPLVLLLLWALGTTLAYTPPVMP, from the coding sequence GTGGCCGCTGATATCGAAGATAGCCGCTCCGCCCGCTTTGCCCTGCGCTGCTCAAGTTTTGCCGAACGCTGGTTCCCCGATTCCTGGGTGTTTGCCGCGCTGGCCGTGATTATCGTCGCCCTCGCCACCATGGCCATGGGCGCCAAACCCACCGACGCGGCCATGGCATTCGGCGACGGTTTCTGGAGCCTGATCCCGTTCACCATGCAAATGGCTTTCGTGGTGATCGGCGGGTATGTGGTCGCCAGCTCGCCACCGGCAGTCAAGCTGATCGACCGTCTGGCGAAAATCCCGAAAAACGGCCGATCCGCCGTGGCCTGGGTGGCGCTGATCTCCATGGTTGCATCGCTGCTGAACTGGGGCCTGTCGCTGGTGTTCGGCGGCTTGCTGGTGCGCGCCCTCGCCCGCCGTACCGACCTGAAGATGGACTATCGCGCCGCCGGTGCCGCAGCGTACCTGGGCCTTGGCGCGGTGTGGGCCTTGGGCTTGTCATCGTCCGCGGCGCAATTGCAGGCCAACCCGGCCAGTCTGCCGCCGTCGATTCTGTCGATCACCGGGGTCATTCCCTTCACCCAGACCATCTTTCTCTGGCAGTCGGGTGTGATGTTGCTGGCGCTGGTCGTCGTCTCGATCATCATCGCCTACGCGACCGCCCCCGGCCCTAACTCGGCACGTGACGCCAAAGCCTGCGGGGTCGACCCGAGTTTCAATCTACCGCCCCTGCAACCACGCACCCGTCCCGGCGAATGGCTGGAGCACAGCCCGCTGCTCATCATACTTTTGGTGCTGCTGGCCGCCGGATGGCTGTTCCATGAGTTTTCGACCAAACCGGCGATCAGTGCGATCTCCGGCCTTAACACTTACAACTTCCTGTTCATCATGCTCGGTGCGCTGCTGCACTGGCGCCCGCGCAGCTTCCTCGACGCCGTGGCCCGTGCGGTACCGACCACCACCGGCGTGCTGATCCAGTTCCCCCTGTACGGCTCGATCGCCGCGTTGATGACCACGGTCAAAGGCGCTGATGCCCAGACCCTGGCCCATCACATCTCGACCTTCTTCGTCAGCATCGCGTCCCACGATACCTATGCGCTGCTGATGGGCGTGTACTCGGCGATCCTCGGCTTCTTCATTCCGTCCGGTGGCGGCAAGTGGATCATCGAGGCGCCGTATGTGATGCAAGTCGCCACGGATCTGAACTACCACCTGGGTTGGGCCGTGCAGATCTACAACGCCGCCGAAGCCCTGCCCAACCTGATCAACCCGTTCTACATGCTGCCGCTGCTGGGCGTGCTCGGGCTGAAGGCGCGGGACCTGATCGGATTTTCGTTCGTGCAACTGCTGGTGCACACGCCGTTGGTGTTGCTGTTGCTCTGGGCGCTGGGAACGACGCTGGCGTATACGCCGCCGGTAATGCCGTAG
- a CDS encoding SET domain-containing protein-lysine N-methyltransferase: MKANAPRNSLAAPPAGVYPYAQLPTRLGFPSRADFEIIANDQGTAIAIAALREFPRISRICRISGQLLPYRCRYTRQLAPGVHVFDPRFCGLLQHACDPNVFLDMSELWLWALKDIQKGDWLTIDYAATEDKLLRQFACQCGSYKCRGWITGYNESPNADGQAFLQRWRRHLFD; encoded by the coding sequence ATGAAAGCCAATGCCCCTCGCAATTCTCTCGCCGCGCCGCCCGCCGGTGTCTATCCCTATGCGCAGCTGCCGACTCGCCTGGGATTCCCCTCCCGGGCAGACTTCGAGATCATCGCCAACGACCAAGGCACAGCGATTGCCATAGCTGCCTTGCGCGAGTTTCCCCGTATCAGCCGAATTTGCCGGATATCGGGACAACTACTGCCCTATCGTTGCCGATATACCCGGCAACTCGCTCCCGGCGTGCATGTCTTCGACCCACGCTTCTGTGGATTGCTGCAACACGCTTGCGACCCAAATGTCTTTCTCGACATGAGCGAGCTATGGCTGTGGGCGCTGAAGGACATACAGAAAGGTGACTGGCTGACGATCGACTACGCCGCCACCGAAGACAAACTGTTGCGTCAGTTCGCCTGTCAATGCGGTTCGTACAAATGTCGCGGCTGGATCACCGGCTACAATGAATCGCCAAACGCCGACGGCCAGGCCTTTTTACAGCGCTGGCGTCGGCATCTGTTCGACTGA
- the rimI gene encoding ribosomal protein S18-alanine N-acetyltransferase: MSDAVSFRPMTEADLEAVLKIEYAAYSHPWTRGIFLDGLGKYQIWVMFEGQQQVGHGVVQIILDEAHLLNITVKPENQGRGLGLTLLEHLMSIAYKANARECFLEVRDSNTAAFKLYERYGFNEIGRRRDYYPAVGGREDAVVMACTLVD, from the coding sequence ATGAGTGACGCTGTATCGTTCCGCCCGATGACCGAGGCGGACCTGGAAGCTGTACTGAAAATCGAATACGCGGCCTACAGCCATCCCTGGACCCGCGGGATTTTTCTCGATGGCCTGGGCAAGTACCAGATCTGGGTGATGTTCGAAGGGCAGCAGCAGGTGGGCCACGGTGTGGTGCAGATCATTCTCGATGAGGCGCACCTGCTGAACATCACCGTCAAACCCGAAAACCAGGGCCGTGGCCTGGGTTTGACGCTGCTGGAGCATTTGATGTCGATTGCCTACAAGGCCAATGCCCGGGAATGTTTCCTGGAGGTGCGCGACAGCAACACGGCGGCGTTCAAGTTGTATGAGCGGTATGGCTTCAACGAGATCGGACGTCGGCGGGATTACTACCCGGCGGTAGGCGGACGTGAAGATGCGGTGGTCATGGCCTGTACGCTGGTAGATTGA
- a CDS encoding energy transducer TonB, with translation MQVVNWLPRTELPFAAPSRPQLLELPEPLPVAPAVPAPAAQAPVEPQVKPAERVKIEVPRPSLASTRTGAKPVEEVVDAPVVTRVAPVPPPRFALQLLRAGRCLLLVELPTGEAFQARDPAYLLLKDMLRAAGLPDSPQIIGEPVRWPLLARGTMDQGPEAARDFVQGFISARLEDAPCVCLWLIGLPAVRFAGEANAESFNRELQVEGLGSVWALPGLELLMEEPQRKADVWQAMRRLMARWKESNE, from the coding sequence ACCGAATTGCCCTTTGCTGCGCCGTCGCGGCCCCAACTGCTGGAGCTGCCCGAGCCGTTGCCCGTCGCCCCGGCAGTGCCGGCACCTGCGGCCCAGGCGCCTGTGGAACCGCAGGTCAAACCGGCCGAGCGGGTGAAAATCGAAGTACCACGGCCATCGTTGGCAAGCACGCGCACCGGGGCCAAACCGGTGGAAGAAGTCGTAGACGCGCCGGTCGTCACCAGGGTCGCCCCCGTACCGCCACCTCGTTTTGCCCTGCAGTTGCTGCGGGCAGGGCGTTGCCTGCTGCTGGTGGAGTTACCCACAGGCGAGGCGTTCCAGGCCCGCGATCCCGCTTATCTGTTGCTCAAGGACATGTTGCGCGCTGCCGGCCTGCCGGACAGTCCGCAGATCATCGGCGAGCCGGTGCGCTGGCCGCTGCTGGCCCGAGGCACCATGGATCAGGGCCCGGAAGCGGCCCGTGACTTCGTGCAGGGCTTTATCTCGGCCCGGCTGGAAGACGCGCCGTGCGTCTGTCTATGGCTGATCGGCCTGCCTGCCGTGCGTTTTGCCGGGGAGGCCAATGCCGAATCCTTCAATCGCGAACTCCAGGTCGAAGGCTTGGGCTCGGTCTGGGCCTTGCCTGGCCTGGAATTATTAATGGAAGAGCCACAGCGTAAGGCTGATGTCTGGCAAGCCATGCGTCGGCTGATGGCGCGCTGGAAAGAATCGAATGAGTGA
- the can gene encoding carbonate dehydratase has product MNELQDLIDNNERWADAITKEDPDFFAKLARQQTPEYLWIGCSDARVPANEIVGMLPGDLFVHRNVANVVLHTDLNCLSVIQYAVDVLKVKHILVTGHYGCGGVRASMQDRQFGLIDGWLRSIRDLYYEKREELAKLATEEEQVDRLCELNVIQQVANVAHTSIVQNAWHRGQSLSIHGCIYGIKDGRWKSLNTTISGFEQLPPQYRLRPVEAQ; this is encoded by the coding sequence ATGAACGAACTACAAGATCTGATCGACAACAACGAGCGCTGGGCTGACGCGATCACCAAAGAAGATCCTGACTTCTTCGCCAAGCTGGCTCGCCAACAGACTCCCGAGTACCTGTGGATCGGCTGTTCCGATGCCCGGGTGCCGGCCAACGAGATCGTCGGCATGCTGCCGGGCGATTTGTTCGTACACCGCAACGTGGCCAATGTGGTGTTGCACACCGACCTCAACTGCCTGTCGGTGATTCAATACGCGGTTGACGTACTCAAGGTCAAACACATTCTGGTCACCGGCCACTATGGTTGCGGTGGTGTTCGAGCCTCGATGCAGGATCGCCAGTTCGGCCTGATCGACGGCTGGCTGCGTTCAATTCGCGATCTTTACTACGAGAAGCGCGAAGAGCTCGCCAAACTGGCCACCGAAGAGGAGCAGGTCGACCGTCTCTGCGAACTCAACGTGATTCAGCAAGTGGCCAACGTCGCCCATACCAGCATCGTGCAAAACGCCTGGCACCGTGGACAGAGCCTGTCGATCCACGGTTGCATCTACGGCATCAAGGACGGTCGCTGGAAAAGCCTGAACACTACGATCAGTGGCTTCGAGCAATTGCCGCCGCAGTACCGCCTGCGTCCGGTCGAAGCGCAGTAA
- a CDS encoding MFS transporter, translating to MTANTDSPPTPFNRSDYKTLGLAALGGALEIYDFIIFVFFALTLSQLFFPPEMPEWLRLLQSFGIFVTGYLARPLGGILMAHFADRLGRKRVFSLSILMMALPCLLIGIMPTYAQIGYFAPLLLLLLRVFQGAAVGGEVPSAWVFVAEHAPAGHRGYALGFLQAGLTFGYLLGALTATFLAQAFTPGEILDYAWRYPFLLGGVFGVIGVWLRRWLSETPVFMAMQGRREQTVELPLRSVLREHRLAMLPAMILTCVLTSAVVVFVVITPTMMQKTFGMTASHTFALSALGIVFLNIGCVLAGLLVDRIGAWRTVMLYSLLLPLGIGVLYTCLISGGDWVGLAYAVAGLGCGVVGAVPSVMVSLFPARIRVSGISFTYNIAYAAWASITPLLLIGLMPWSPWICVIFCAVMGAVGVSSAAYFGTRMPKIASCSTVGAA from the coding sequence ATGACTGCCAACACCGATTCACCCCCGACGCCCTTCAATCGCTCGGACTACAAAACCTTGGGGCTTGCCGCCCTCGGCGGCGCGCTGGAAATCTACGATTTCATCATCTTCGTATTTTTCGCGCTGACCCTGAGCCAGTTGTTCTTCCCGCCGGAAATGCCTGAATGGCTGCGCTTGCTGCAAAGCTTCGGCATCTTCGTCACCGGCTATCTGGCACGTCCTCTGGGCGGGATCCTGATGGCACATTTCGCCGACCGTTTGGGCCGCAAAAGAGTCTTCAGCCTGAGCATCCTGATGATGGCGTTGCCCTGTCTGCTGATCGGAATCATGCCGACCTACGCGCAAATCGGCTATTTCGCCCCGCTGTTGCTGTTGCTCCTGAGAGTGTTTCAAGGGGCGGCCGTGGGCGGTGAAGTGCCGAGCGCCTGGGTGTTCGTCGCCGAGCATGCGCCTGCGGGCCATCGGGGCTATGCCCTGGGTTTTTTGCAGGCAGGACTGACCTTCGGTTATCTGCTCGGTGCCTTGACGGCCACCTTCCTGGCGCAGGCCTTCACCCCGGGCGAAATCCTCGATTACGCCTGGCGTTACCCGTTTCTGCTGGGCGGCGTGTTTGGTGTGATTGGCGTCTGGCTGCGCCGCTGGCTCAGTGAAACGCCGGTGTTCATGGCCATGCAGGGGCGGCGCGAGCAAACCGTGGAGCTGCCGCTGCGCAGTGTCCTGCGTGAACATCGCCTGGCCATGCTGCCGGCAATGATCCTCACCTGTGTGTTGACGTCGGCGGTGGTGGTGTTCGTGGTCATCACGCCAACCATGATGCAGAAAACCTTCGGCATGACCGCCAGTCACACCTTCGCCCTGAGCGCATTGGGCATTGTTTTTTTGAACATTGGCTGCGTGCTCGCCGGGTTACTGGTCGATCGCATCGGCGCCTGGCGCACGGTGATGTTGTATAGCCTGCTGCTGCCGTTGGGTATCGGCGTGCTTTACACCTGTCTGATCAGCGGCGGCGACTGGGTCGGTCTGGCCTACGCGGTGGCGGGGCTCGGTTGCGGAGTGGTCGGTGCGGTGCCCTCGGTGATGGTCAGCCTGTTCCCGGCGCGGATTCGTGTGTCGGGCATCTCGTTCACCTACAACATTGCCTACGCGGCCTGGGCCAGTATCACACCGCTGCTGTTGATCGGTCTGATGCCGTGGAGTCCGTGGATCTGTGTGATTTTCTGCGCTGTGATGGGGGCGGTGGGCGTAAGCAGCGCGGCATACTTCGGTACGCGGATGCCGAAAATCGCAAGTTGTTCGACCGTTGGCGCTGCGTGA
- a CDS encoding flavin reductase family protein, translating into MSVSHRRPVPLSKAYRLLNHGPTVLVSAAHDGQRNIMAAAWAMPLDFEPPKIAVVLDKSTWTRQLLEASGTFVLNVPCAAQADIVQTVGSTSGLELTREQGRDKFQIYDLPTFDAELIDAPMLEGCVAWLECRLLPEPDNHQQYDLFLAQVIAAQADERVFSDGRWHFEGQDALRTLHHVAGGHFLTIGNPVDGKTLQP; encoded by the coding sequence ATGAGCGTTTCTCACCGTCGTCCGGTCCCGTTGTCCAAAGCCTACCGTCTGCTCAATCATGGGCCCACCGTTCTGGTTAGCGCGGCCCATGACGGTCAGCGCAATATCATGGCGGCGGCCTGGGCCATGCCGCTGGATTTCGAACCGCCGAAAATCGCTGTGGTGCTGGACAAGTCCACCTGGACCCGACAGCTGCTGGAAGCCTCCGGGACCTTCGTACTGAACGTTCCCTGCGCAGCCCAGGCCGATATCGTCCAGACCGTTGGCTCGACGTCTGGCCTGGAGCTGACGCGGGAGCAAGGGCGCGACAAATTCCAGATCTATGACTTGCCGACGTTCGACGCCGAACTGATCGACGCGCCGATGCTCGAAGGCTGCGTTGCCTGGCTCGAATGCCGGCTGCTGCCGGAGCCCGACAATCATCAGCAGTACGATCTGTTTCTGGCGCAGGTGATTGCCGCTCAGGCCGACGAGCGCGTGTTCAGTGACGGACGTTGGCACTTTGAGGGCCAGGACGCGTTGCGCACCCTGCACCACGTCGCCGGTGGGCACTTTCTGACCATCGGCAACCCGGTGGATGGCAAAACCTTACAGCCCTGA
- a CDS encoding methyl-accepting chemotaxis protein — MVDANNKLYKVVKFATVVTDQVNQEQAVAEAANIAYSTSQQTDQSAQRGSTVVNQAVEVMRDLAKHMQTAGDGIEALNEQSLVIGTIVKTISGIAEQTNLLALNAAIEAARAGEQGRGFAVVADEVRQLASRTSQATDEIVVVVRQNQDMARNAVALVTDGKLQAEHGLTLAAEAGTVIVEIQDGAQKVVNAVGQFANQLAT, encoded by the coding sequence GTGGTCGATGCCAATAACAAACTTTACAAAGTGGTGAAGTTCGCCACGGTGGTCACCGATCAGGTCAATCAGGAGCAAGCCGTCGCCGAAGCAGCGAACATCGCCTACAGCACCTCGCAGCAAACCGATCAGAGCGCCCAGCGGGGCAGTACCGTGGTCAATCAGGCGGTGGAAGTGATGCGTGATCTGGCCAAGCACATGCAAACCGCAGGTGATGGCATTGAGGCGCTCAATGAGCAGTCGCTGGTGATCGGCACCATCGTCAAAACCATCAGCGGCATCGCCGAACAAACCAACCTGCTGGCGCTCAACGCGGCCATCGAAGCGGCACGTGCCGGTGAGCAGGGCCGAGGGTTTGCCGTGGTGGCGGATGAGGTCCGGCAACTGGCTTCGCGGACCAGCCAGGCCACCGACGAAATTGTTGTGGTGGTGCGGCAGAACCAGGATATGGCGCGCAACGCCGTGGCCCTGGTCACCGACGGCAAGCTGCAGGCCGAGCACGGGCTGACGCTGGCGGCGGAAGCTGGCACGGTGATTGTCGAGATCCAGGACGGTGCGCAGAAAGTGGTGAATGCCGTGGGGCAGTTTGCCAATCAGTTGGCGACCTGA